One window from the genome of Nomascus leucogenys isolate Asia chromosome 12, Asia_NLE_v1, whole genome shotgun sequence encodes:
- the INTS3 gene encoding integrator complex subunit 3 isoform X2 yields MELQKGKGAAAAAAAASGAAGGGGGGAGAGAPGGGRLLLSTSLDAKDELEERLERCMSIVTSMTAGVSEREANDALNAYVCKGLPQHEEICLGLFTLILTEPAQAQKCYRDLALVSRDGMNIVLNKINQILMEKYLKLQDTCRTQLVWLVRELVKSGVLGADGVCMTFMKQIAGGDVTAKNIWLAESVLDILTEQREWVLKSSILIAMAVYTYLRLIVDHHGTAQLQALRQKEVDFCISLLRERFMECLMIGRDLVRLLQNVARIPEFELLWKDIIHNPQALSPQFTGILQLLQSRTSRKFLACRLTPDMETKLLFMTSRVRFGQQKRYQDWFQRQYLSTPDSQSLRCDLIRYICGVVHPSNEVLSSDILPRWAIIGWLLTTCTSNVAASNAKLALFYDWLFFSPDKDSIMNIEPAILVMHHSMKPHPAITATLLDFMCRIIPNFYPPLEGHVRQGVFSSLNHIVEKRVLAHLAPLFDNPKLDKELRAMLREKFPEFCSSPSPPVEVKIEEPVSMEMDNHMSDKDESCYDNAEAAFSDDEEDLNSKGKKREFRFHPIKETVVEEPVDITPYLDQLDESLRDKVLQLQKGSDTEAQCEVMQEIVDQVLEEDFDSEQLSVLASCLQELFKAHFRGEVLPEEITEESLEESVGKPLYLIFRNLCQMQEDNSSFSLLLDLLSELYQKQPKIGYHLLYYLRASKAAAGKMNLYESFAQATQLGDLHTCLMMDMKACQEDDVRLLCHLTPSIYTEFPDETLRSGELLNMIVAVIDSAQLQELVCHVMMGNLVMFRKDSVLNILIQSLDWETFEQYCAWQLFLAHNIPLETIIPILQHLKYKEHPEALSCLLLQLRREKPSEEMVKMVLSRPCHPDDQFTTSILRHWCMKHDELLAEHIKSLLIKNNSLPRKRQSLRSSSSKLAQLTLEQILEHLDNLRLNLTNTKQNFFSQTPILQALQHVQASCDEAHKMKFSDLFSLAEEYEDSSTKPPKSRRKAALSSPRSRKNATQPPNAEEESGSSSASEEEDTKPKPTKRKRKGSSAVGSDSD; encoded by the exons AGATTGGAAAGGTGTATGAGCATTGTGACATCGATGACTGCTGGTGTCTCCGAGAGAGAAGCCAATGATGCCCTCAATGCCTAT GTGTGCAAAGGCCTCCCCCAGCATGAAGAAATCTGCCTGGGCCTGTTTACTCTCATCCTCACTGAACCTGCCCAAGCCCAGAAG TGTTACCGGGACTTAGCTCTGGTGAGTCGTGATGGCATGAATATTGTCCTGAATAAAATCAACCAGATACTTATGGAGAAGTACCTGAAGCTGCAGGATACCTGCCGTACTCAG TTGGTGTGGTTGGTACGGGAACTGGTGAAGAGTGGGGTTCTGGGAGCCGATGGTGTTTGTATGACGTTTATGAAGCAGATTGCAG GTGGAGATGTTACAGCCAAAAATATCTGGTTGGCAGAAAGTGTTCTGGATATCCTGACAGAGCAAAG GGAGTGGGTCCTGAAGAGCAGCATCCTCATTGCCATGGCTGTTTATACGTACCTCCGCCTCATCGTGGACCACCATGGGACTGCCCAGCTCCAGGCCCTGCGACAGAAGGAAGTAGACTTCTGCATCTCACTGCTTCGGGAACGg TTCATGGAATGTCTGATGATTGGTCGGGATCTCGTAAGACTACTTCAGAATGTTGCTAGGATACCAGAATTTGAACTGCTTTGGAAAGATATTATCCATAATCCTCAGGCCTTGAGTCCTCAGTTCACAG GTATCCTACAGCTTCTTCAGTCAAGAACATCCCGAAAATTCCTAGCATGTCGTCTAACCCCAGACATGGAGACTAAACTCCTCTTCATGACATCCCGG gtgcgATTTGGTCAACAAAAGCGATACCAAGATTGGTTCCAGCGCCAGTACCTGTCAACTCCAGATAGTCAGTCTCTGCGCTGTGACCTCATTCGCTACATCTGTGGAGTAGTCCACCCTTCTAATGAAGTACTGAGTTCAGATATCTTGCCCCGGTGGGCCATCATTGGTTGGCTCCTGACAACGTGCACG TCAAATGTCGCTGCCTCCAATGCTAAGCTGGCTTTGTTTTACGACTGGCTGTTCTTTAGTCCAGACAAGGATAGCATTATGAACATAG AACCAGCCATCCTGGTCATGCACCACTCCATGAAGCCCCACCCAGCCATCACTGCCACACTCCTGGACTTCATGTGCCGC aTCATTCCCAACTTCTATCCACCATTGGAGGGCCACGTGCGGCAGGGTGTCTTTTCCTCCCTCAACCACATTGTGGAGAAACGGGTCTTGGC ACACCTGGCTCCCCTGTTTGACAACCCTAAGTTGGATAAGGAGCTGCGGGCAATGCTGAGGGAGAAATTTCCTGAGTTCTGCAGCTCACCCTCCCCACCTGTGGAAG TCAAAATTGAGGAGCCAGTTTCCATGGAGATGGACAACCATATGTCGGATAAGGATGAGAGTTGCTATGACAATGCAGAGGCAGCCTTCAGTGACGATGAAGAGGATCTCAACAGCAAAG GAAAGAAGAGGGAGTTTCGCTTCCACCCTATCAAGGAGACAGTTGTGGAGGAGCCAGTTGATATCACCCCTTACCTTGACCAGTTGGATGAGTCCCTGAGGGACAAAGTACTCCAGCTACAGAAGGGGAG TGATACGGAGGCCCAGTGTGAGGTCATGCAGGAAATTGTGGACCAGGTCCTGGAG GAAGACTTTGACTCGGAGCAGCTGTCTGTCCTTGCTTCCTGCCTACAGGAGCTCTTCAAGGCCCACTTTCGAGGGGAGGTCCTGCCCGAGGAGATTACTGAGGA GTCCCTGGAGGAGTCTGTAGGAAAGCCTCTGTACCTAATATTTAG GAACCTATGTCAGATGCAGGAAGACAACAGCAGCTTCTCTCTGCTTCTAGACCTTCTCTCCGAGCTATATCAGAAGCAGCCCAAGATTGGCTACCACCTGCTCTACTACCTGAGGGCCAG CAAAGCCGCCGCAGGGAAGATGAACCTGTACGAGTCATTTGCCCAGGCTACCCAGCTGGGCGATCTGCACACCTGCCTGATGATGGACATGAAGGCCTGCCAAGAGGACGATGTGCGGCTCCTGTGCCACCTCACACCCTCCATCTACACAGAG TTTCCAGATGAAACCTTGAGGAGCGGAGAGCTGCTGAACATGATCGTGGCTGTTATTGACTCTGCACAG CTCCAGGAGCTGGTCTGCCACGTGATGATGGGTAACCTGGTTATGTTTCGAAAAGATTCAGTTCTCAACATACTCA TTCAGAGCCTAGACTGGGAGACCTTTGAGCAGTATTGTGCCTGGCAGCTCTTTCTGGCCCACAATATTCCCCTGGAGACCATAATCCCCATCCTGCAGCACCTCAAATACAAGG AGCACCCAGAGGCCCTGTCCTGCCTACTGCTTCAACTCCGAAGAGAAAA GCCCAGCGAGGAGATGGTGAAGATGGTGCTGAGCCGGCCCTGCCATCCTGACGACCAGTTCACCACCAGCATCCTGCGGCACTGGTGCATGAAACATGATGAGCTGCTGGCCGAGCACATCAAGTCCCTGCTCATCAAGAACAACAGCCTGCCTCGCAAGAGACAGAG CCTGAGGAGCTCTAGCAGCAAGCTGGCCCAGCTGACTCTGGAGCAAATCCTGGAGCACTTGGACAACCTGCGGCTCAACCTGACCAACACCAAGCAGAACT tTTTTAGCCAGACCCCAATTCTCCAGGCGCTGCAGCATGTCCAGGCGAGCTGTGACGAAGCCCACAAGATGAA GTTCAGTGATCTCTTCTCCCTGGCGGAGGAATATGAGGACTCTTCCACCAAGCCACCCAAGAGCCGGCGAAAAGCAGCTCTGTCCAGCCCTCGAAGTCGAAAGAATGCCACACAGCCCCCCAATGCCGAAGAAGAGTCGGGCTCCAGCAGTGCTTCA GAGGAGGAAGACACGAAACCGAAGCCTACCAAGCGGAAACGAAAAGGGTCCTCTGCAGTGGGCTCTGACAGTGACTGA
- the INTS3 gene encoding integrator complex subunit 3 isoform X1, with protein MELQKGKGAAAAAAAASGAAGGGGGGAGAGAPGGGRLLLSTSLDAKDELEERLERCMSIVTSMTAGVSEREANDALNAYVCKGLPQHEEICLGLFTLILTEPAQAQKCYRDLALVSRDGMNIVLNKINQILMEKYLKLQDTCRTQLVWLVRELVKSGVLGADGVCMTFMKQIAGGDVTAKNIWLAESVLDILTEQREWVLKSSILIAMAVYTYLRLIVDHHGTAQLQALRQKEVDFCISLLRERFMECLMIGRDLVRLLQNVARIPEFELLWKDIIHNPQALSPQFTGILQLLQSRTSRKFLACRLTPDMETKLLFMTSRVRFGQQKRYQDWFQRQYLSTPDSQSLRCDLIRYICGVVHPSNEVLSSDILPRWAIIGWLLTTCTSNVAASNAKLALFYDWLFFSPDKDSIMNIEPAILVMHHSMKPHPAITATLLDFMCRIIPNFYPPLEGHVRQGVFSSLNHIVEKRVLAHLAPLFDNPKLDKELRAMLREKFPEFCSSPSPPVEVKIEEPVSMEMDNHMSDKDESCYDNAEAAFSDDEEDLNSKGKKREFRFHPIKETVVEEPVDITPYLDQLDESLRDKVLQLQKGSDTEAQCEVMQEIVDQVLEEDFDSEQLSVLASCLQELFKAHFRGEVLPEEITEESLEESVGKPLYLIFRNLCQMQEDNSSFSLLLDLLSELYQKQPKIGYHLLYYLRASKAAAGKMNLYESFAQATQLGDLHTCLMMDMKACQEDDVRLLCHLTPSIYTEFPDETLRSGELLNMIVAVIDSAQLQELVCHVMMGNLVMFRKDSVLNILIQSLDWETFEQYCAWQLFLAHNIPLETIIPILQHLKYKEHPEALSCLLLQLRREKPSEEMVKMVLSRPCHPDDQFTTSILRHWCMKHDELLAEHIKSLLIKNNSLPRKRQSLRSSSSKLAQLTLEQILEHLDNLRLNLTNTKQNCMPSTLGVQCRQCCPGPDYAWSQAGGRGRTPGATTHTRDKTTCGCCLISSQTSDCFSFPALPFLLLVFSQTPILQALQHVQASCDEAHKMKFSDLFSLAEEYEDSSTKPPKSRRKAALSSPRSRKNATQPPNAEEESGSSSASEEEDTKPKPTKRKRKGSSAVGSDSD; from the exons AGATTGGAAAGGTGTATGAGCATTGTGACATCGATGACTGCTGGTGTCTCCGAGAGAGAAGCCAATGATGCCCTCAATGCCTAT GTGTGCAAAGGCCTCCCCCAGCATGAAGAAATCTGCCTGGGCCTGTTTACTCTCATCCTCACTGAACCTGCCCAAGCCCAGAAG TGTTACCGGGACTTAGCTCTGGTGAGTCGTGATGGCATGAATATTGTCCTGAATAAAATCAACCAGATACTTATGGAGAAGTACCTGAAGCTGCAGGATACCTGCCGTACTCAG TTGGTGTGGTTGGTACGGGAACTGGTGAAGAGTGGGGTTCTGGGAGCCGATGGTGTTTGTATGACGTTTATGAAGCAGATTGCAG GTGGAGATGTTACAGCCAAAAATATCTGGTTGGCAGAAAGTGTTCTGGATATCCTGACAGAGCAAAG GGAGTGGGTCCTGAAGAGCAGCATCCTCATTGCCATGGCTGTTTATACGTACCTCCGCCTCATCGTGGACCACCATGGGACTGCCCAGCTCCAGGCCCTGCGACAGAAGGAAGTAGACTTCTGCATCTCACTGCTTCGGGAACGg TTCATGGAATGTCTGATGATTGGTCGGGATCTCGTAAGACTACTTCAGAATGTTGCTAGGATACCAGAATTTGAACTGCTTTGGAAAGATATTATCCATAATCCTCAGGCCTTGAGTCCTCAGTTCACAG GTATCCTACAGCTTCTTCAGTCAAGAACATCCCGAAAATTCCTAGCATGTCGTCTAACCCCAGACATGGAGACTAAACTCCTCTTCATGACATCCCGG gtgcgATTTGGTCAACAAAAGCGATACCAAGATTGGTTCCAGCGCCAGTACCTGTCAACTCCAGATAGTCAGTCTCTGCGCTGTGACCTCATTCGCTACATCTGTGGAGTAGTCCACCCTTCTAATGAAGTACTGAGTTCAGATATCTTGCCCCGGTGGGCCATCATTGGTTGGCTCCTGACAACGTGCACG TCAAATGTCGCTGCCTCCAATGCTAAGCTGGCTTTGTTTTACGACTGGCTGTTCTTTAGTCCAGACAAGGATAGCATTATGAACATAG AACCAGCCATCCTGGTCATGCACCACTCCATGAAGCCCCACCCAGCCATCACTGCCACACTCCTGGACTTCATGTGCCGC aTCATTCCCAACTTCTATCCACCATTGGAGGGCCACGTGCGGCAGGGTGTCTTTTCCTCCCTCAACCACATTGTGGAGAAACGGGTCTTGGC ACACCTGGCTCCCCTGTTTGACAACCCTAAGTTGGATAAGGAGCTGCGGGCAATGCTGAGGGAGAAATTTCCTGAGTTCTGCAGCTCACCCTCCCCACCTGTGGAAG TCAAAATTGAGGAGCCAGTTTCCATGGAGATGGACAACCATATGTCGGATAAGGATGAGAGTTGCTATGACAATGCAGAGGCAGCCTTCAGTGACGATGAAGAGGATCTCAACAGCAAAG GAAAGAAGAGGGAGTTTCGCTTCCACCCTATCAAGGAGACAGTTGTGGAGGAGCCAGTTGATATCACCCCTTACCTTGACCAGTTGGATGAGTCCCTGAGGGACAAAGTACTCCAGCTACAGAAGGGGAG TGATACGGAGGCCCAGTGTGAGGTCATGCAGGAAATTGTGGACCAGGTCCTGGAG GAAGACTTTGACTCGGAGCAGCTGTCTGTCCTTGCTTCCTGCCTACAGGAGCTCTTCAAGGCCCACTTTCGAGGGGAGGTCCTGCCCGAGGAGATTACTGAGGA GTCCCTGGAGGAGTCTGTAGGAAAGCCTCTGTACCTAATATTTAG GAACCTATGTCAGATGCAGGAAGACAACAGCAGCTTCTCTCTGCTTCTAGACCTTCTCTCCGAGCTATATCAGAAGCAGCCCAAGATTGGCTACCACCTGCTCTACTACCTGAGGGCCAG CAAAGCCGCCGCAGGGAAGATGAACCTGTACGAGTCATTTGCCCAGGCTACCCAGCTGGGCGATCTGCACACCTGCCTGATGATGGACATGAAGGCCTGCCAAGAGGACGATGTGCGGCTCCTGTGCCACCTCACACCCTCCATCTACACAGAG TTTCCAGATGAAACCTTGAGGAGCGGAGAGCTGCTGAACATGATCGTGGCTGTTATTGACTCTGCACAG CTCCAGGAGCTGGTCTGCCACGTGATGATGGGTAACCTGGTTATGTTTCGAAAAGATTCAGTTCTCAACATACTCA TTCAGAGCCTAGACTGGGAGACCTTTGAGCAGTATTGTGCCTGGCAGCTCTTTCTGGCCCACAATATTCCCCTGGAGACCATAATCCCCATCCTGCAGCACCTCAAATACAAGG AGCACCCAGAGGCCCTGTCCTGCCTACTGCTTCAACTCCGAAGAGAAAA GCCCAGCGAGGAGATGGTGAAGATGGTGCTGAGCCGGCCCTGCCATCCTGACGACCAGTTCACCACCAGCATCCTGCGGCACTGGTGCATGAAACATGATGAGCTGCTGGCCGAGCACATCAAGTCCCTGCTCATCAAGAACAACAGCCTGCCTCGCAAGAGACAGAG CCTGAGGAGCTCTAGCAGCAAGCTGGCCCAGCTGACTCTGGAGCAAATCCTGGAGCACTTGGACAACCTGCGGCTCAACCTGACCAACACCAAGCAGAACTGTATGCCTTCCACCCTCGGTGTCCAGTGTAGACAGTGCTGCCCTGGCCCAGACTACGCCTGGAgccaggctgggggcaggggcaggacaCCGGGGGCCACAACCCACACTCGGGATAAAACAACCTGTGGGTGCTGTTTAATAAGCTCCCAGACATCTGATTGTTTTTCCTTCCCtgctctcccttttcttcttctagtTTTTAGCCAGACCCCAATTCTCCAGGCGCTGCAGCATGTCCAGGCGAGCTGTGACGAAGCCCACAAGATGAA GTTCAGTGATCTCTTCTCCCTGGCGGAGGAATATGAGGACTCTTCCACCAAGCCACCCAAGAGCCGGCGAAAAGCAGCTCTGTCCAGCCCTCGAAGTCGAAAGAATGCCACACAGCCCCCCAATGCCGAAGAAGAGTCGGGCTCCAGCAGTGCTTCA GAGGAGGAAGACACGAAACCGAAGCCTACCAAGCGGAAACGAAAAGGGTCCTCTGCAGTGGGCTCTGACAGTGACTGA